Proteins encoded in a region of the Oscillospiraceae bacterium MB24-C1 genome:
- a CDS encoding NUDIX domain-containing protein has translation MAIRNTAKAIILHNNKILLNRCINYGGKVYFDLPGGGQNQFETIEEAVVREVLEETGYLVKIGRFAALTEEICDSEELRMRYLDYTHRILHIFLAALADEQKREVKEMDWQQQNSLWVPLEEVDGLNFRPVNLTGKITSLISGKHTQYLGCTHFVNL, from the coding sequence ATGGCGATCAGAAACACGGCAAAAGCCATTATATTGCATAACAATAAAATACTCTTAAATAGATGCATCAATTATGGAGGAAAAGTTTATTTTGATTTGCCTGGCGGTGGCCAAAATCAGTTTGAAACAATCGAAGAAGCCGTCGTTAGAGAGGTTTTGGAAGAGACCGGATATCTGGTAAAGATCGGGCGATTTGCGGCCCTTACTGAGGAAATATGCGATAGCGAAGAATTGCGAATGAGATATCTTGATTATACACATAGAATATTACATATATTTCTGGCTGCTTTAGCGGATGAGCAAAAGAGGGAAGTCAAAGAAATGGATTGGCAGCAGCAAAACAGTCTGTGGGTTCCTTTAGAAGAAGTGGATGGCCTGAATTTTCGTCCTGTCAATTTAACCGGTAAAATAACGTCCTTGATTTCTGGCAAGCATACGCAGTATTTAGGGTGTACCCATTTTGTTAATCTGTAG
- a CDS encoding DUF6320 domain-containing protein — protein sequence MKNCERCRVRVVGGFNKCPLCQHTLTDNGQKHPDVFPVIETVSYTHGLFFKILIFCLIAVSIISIMLDLMMPEQNFWSLLVTVGAACVWLSVVTAIRQQGAFHKKLMDMGVLISLFSLLWDYLTGWHRWSIDYVIPVTFICCMLIAAILGWVLKLPPEHFAVYLLILNLCGLIPTIFLLAGWNRHRLPSFICVTVSLLLFSALMVFQWQMVKNETRRRLHL from the coding sequence ATGAAAAACTGTGAGCGCTGCCGTGTGAGGGTGGTGGGGGGATTTAATAAGTGCCCACTATGTCAGCACACCCTGACCGATAATGGTCAAAAGCATCCGGATGTTTTCCCGGTGATCGAAACAGTTTCTTATACCCATGGCCTGTTTTTTAAAATATTGATTTTTTGCCTAATCGCTGTTTCAATCATTTCGATTATGCTGGATCTTATGATGCCTGAGCAGAATTTCTGGTCGCTACTCGTTACGGTGGGGGCCGCTTGTGTCTGGCTGAGTGTGGTGACGGCCATTCGGCAACAGGGTGCGTTCCATAAAAAACTCATGGATATGGGGGTTTTGATCAGTCTATTTTCGCTGTTATGGGATTACCTCACCGGTTGGCACCGGTGGTCTATCGACTATGTGATTCCGGTGACCTTTATTTGCTGCATGTTGATTGCGGCGATACTCGGCTGGGTATTAAAGCTGCCACCGGAGCATTTTGCCGTCTATCTGTTGATCTTAAATCTGTGCGGGCTAATTCCGACGATATTTTTACTGGCGGGGTGGAATCGTCACCGGCTACCGTCCTTTATCTGTGTCACCGTCAGTCTTCTGCTGTTTTCTGCGCTGATGGTGTTTCAGTGGCAGATGGTCAAAAACGAGACTCGGCGTCGGCTGCATCTGTAA